Proteins from a single region of Gossypium arboreum isolate Shixiya-1 chromosome 1, ASM2569848v2, whole genome shotgun sequence:
- the LOC108482232 gene encoding uncharacterized protein LOC108482232 isoform X2 — translation MLGQVMSATRGATDAFSGVSKHVNGALMKFGAKSIEAGIGCGVGFGHGFGVGLSAKPGMLHQIQCCVIETMAKLMMKFGKAPGLPFIGGAFPVSFRSGWTTTNEPSRNPLGNMNQLVSKLADSTSQGLPGPGITSRGSTFGTRAEKVLSSFLQNPVFNDDESCQNELAARLPTENNMLQSVMKHKQIIEQLMEENRKLHQILTEDLNIPTSKLQTGYLSKTESPCSDCFFCRRKQRRNRR, via the exons ATGTTGGGACAAGTTATGAGTGCAACTAGAGGCGCAACAGATGCGTTTTCTGGTGTTAGCAAACACGTAAATGGTGCT TTAATGAAATTCGGAGCTAAGAGCATTGAAGCCGGGATTGGATGTGGTGTCGGTTTTGGCCACGGTTTCGGTGTCG GACTCTCTGCGAAGCCTGGGATGTTGCACCAAATTCAATGTTGTGTTATAGAAACAATGGCGAAATTGATGATGAAGTTCGGAAAGGCTCCCGGATTACCTTTCATTGGAGGTGCTTTTCCTGTATCGTTTCGAAGTGGTTGGACCACAACGAATGAACCATCCCGAAATCCACTCGGAAACATGAACCAGCTAGTGTCAAAGCTAGCAGATTCTACATCTCAAGGGTTGCCTGGACCCGGGATTACGAGCAGAGGTTCAACTTTTGGAACTCGAGCAGAAAAAGTTCTCAGTAGTTTTTTGCAAAATCCAGTTTTCAACGATGACGAATCCTGCCAAAATGAACTG GCGGCACGGTTGCCAACTGAAAACAACATGCTTCAATCG GTAATGAAACATAAACAAATCATCGAACAACTTATGGAGGAAAATCGGAAGCTTCATCAGATACTTACGGAAGACCTAAACATACCTACTAGCAAGCTCCAAACCGGTTACTTGAGTAAAACGGAATCTCCATGTTCGGATTGCTTCTTTTGCCGAAGGAAACAAAGGAGAAACAGACGATGA
- the LOC108482232 gene encoding uncharacterized protein LOC108482232 isoform X1 — translation MNWGDLFGPKNDDFGPNLLPKKTCTIPMLGQVMSATRGATDAFSGVSKHVNGALMKFGAKSIEAGIGCGVGFGHGFGVGLSAKPGMLHQIQCCVIETMAKLMMKFGKAPGLPFIGGAFPVSFRSGWTTTNEPSRNPLGNMNQLVSKLADSTSQGLPGPGITSRGSTFGTRAEKVLSSFLQNPVFNDDESCQNELAARLPTENNMLQSVMKHKQIIEQLMEENRKLHQILTEDLNIPTSKLQTGYLSKTESPCSDCFFCRRKQRRNRR, via the exons ATGAATTGGGGTGATTTGTTTGGTCCCAAAAATGATGATTTTGGTCCTAATTTGCTTCCCAAAAAAACTT GTACGATACCTATGTTGGGACAAGTTATGAGTGCAACTAGAGGCGCAACAGATGCGTTTTCTGGTGTTAGCAAACACGTAAATGGTGCT TTAATGAAATTCGGAGCTAAGAGCATTGAAGCCGGGATTGGATGTGGTGTCGGTTTTGGCCACGGTTTCGGTGTCG GACTCTCTGCGAAGCCTGGGATGTTGCACCAAATTCAATGTTGTGTTATAGAAACAATGGCGAAATTGATGATGAAGTTCGGAAAGGCTCCCGGATTACCTTTCATTGGAGGTGCTTTTCCTGTATCGTTTCGAAGTGGTTGGACCACAACGAATGAACCATCCCGAAATCCACTCGGAAACATGAACCAGCTAGTGTCAAAGCTAGCAGATTCTACATCTCAAGGGTTGCCTGGACCCGGGATTACGAGCAGAGGTTCAACTTTTGGAACTCGAGCAGAAAAAGTTCTCAGTAGTTTTTTGCAAAATCCAGTTTTCAACGATGACGAATCCTGCCAAAATGAACTG GCGGCACGGTTGCCAACTGAAAACAACATGCTTCAATCG GTAATGAAACATAAACAAATCATCGAACAACTTATGGAGGAAAATCGGAAGCTTCATCAGATACTTACGGAAGACCTAAACATACCTACTAGCAAGCTCCAAACCGGTTACTTGAGTAAAACGGAATCTCCATGTTCGGATTGCTTCTTTTGCCGAAGGAAACAAAGGAGAAACAGACGATGA
- the LOC108482232 gene encoding uncharacterized protein LOC108482232 isoform X3, producing MMILVLICFPKKLLMKFGAKSIEAGIGCGVGFGHGFGVGLSAKPGMLHQIQCCVIETMAKLMMKFGKAPGLPFIGGAFPVSFRSGWTTTNEPSRNPLGNMNQLVSKLADSTSQGLPGPGITSRGSTFGTRAEKVLSSFLQNPVFNDDESCQNELAARLPTENNMLQSVMKHKQIIEQLMEENRKLHQILTEDLNIPTSKLQTGYLSKTESPCSDCFFCRRKQRRNRR from the exons ATGATGATTTTGGTCCTAATTTGCTTCCCAAAAAAACTT TTAATGAAATTCGGAGCTAAGAGCATTGAAGCCGGGATTGGATGTGGTGTCGGTTTTGGCCACGGTTTCGGTGTCG GACTCTCTGCGAAGCCTGGGATGTTGCACCAAATTCAATGTTGTGTTATAGAAACAATGGCGAAATTGATGATGAAGTTCGGAAAGGCTCCCGGATTACCTTTCATTGGAGGTGCTTTTCCTGTATCGTTTCGAAGTGGTTGGACCACAACGAATGAACCATCCCGAAATCCACTCGGAAACATGAACCAGCTAGTGTCAAAGCTAGCAGATTCTACATCTCAAGGGTTGCCTGGACCCGGGATTACGAGCAGAGGTTCAACTTTTGGAACTCGAGCAGAAAAAGTTCTCAGTAGTTTTTTGCAAAATCCAGTTTTCAACGATGACGAATCCTGCCAAAATGAACTG GCGGCACGGTTGCCAACTGAAAACAACATGCTTCAATCG GTAATGAAACATAAACAAATCATCGAACAACTTATGGAGGAAAATCGGAAGCTTCATCAGATACTTACGGAAGACCTAAACATACCTACTAGCAAGCTCCAAACCGGTTACTTGAGTAAAACGGAATCTCCATGTTCGGATTGCTTCTTTTGCCGAAGGAAACAAAGGAGAAACAGACGATGA
- the LOC108482232 gene encoding uncharacterized protein LOC108482232 isoform X4 produces the protein MLMKFGAKSIEAGIGCGVGFGHGFGVGLSAKPGMLHQIQCCVIETMAKLMMKFGKAPGLPFIGGAFPVSFRSGWTTTNEPSRNPLGNMNQLVSKLADSTSQGLPGPGITSRGSTFGTRAEKVLSSFLQNPVFNDDESCQNELAARLPTENNMLQSVMKHKQIIEQLMEENRKLHQILTEDLNIPTSKLQTGYLSKTESPCSDCFFCRRKQRRNRR, from the exons ATG TTAATGAAATTCGGAGCTAAGAGCATTGAAGCCGGGATTGGATGTGGTGTCGGTTTTGGCCACGGTTTCGGTGTCG GACTCTCTGCGAAGCCTGGGATGTTGCACCAAATTCAATGTTGTGTTATAGAAACAATGGCGAAATTGATGATGAAGTTCGGAAAGGCTCCCGGATTACCTTTCATTGGAGGTGCTTTTCCTGTATCGTTTCGAAGTGGTTGGACCACAACGAATGAACCATCCCGAAATCCACTCGGAAACATGAACCAGCTAGTGTCAAAGCTAGCAGATTCTACATCTCAAGGGTTGCCTGGACCCGGGATTACGAGCAGAGGTTCAACTTTTGGAACTCGAGCAGAAAAAGTTCTCAGTAGTTTTTTGCAAAATCCAGTTTTCAACGATGACGAATCCTGCCAAAATGAACTG GCGGCACGGTTGCCAACTGAAAACAACATGCTTCAATCG GTAATGAAACATAAACAAATCATCGAACAACTTATGGAGGAAAATCGGAAGCTTCATCAGATACTTACGGAAGACCTAAACATACCTACTAGCAAGCTCCAAACCGGTTACTTGAGTAAAACGGAATCTCCATGTTCGGATTGCTTCTTTTGCCGAAGGAAACAAAGGAGAAACAGACGATGA